From a single Pseudoliparis swirei isolate HS2019 ecotype Mariana Trench chromosome 12, NWPU_hadal_v1, whole genome shotgun sequence genomic region:
- the taf1a gene encoding TATA box-binding protein-associated factor RNA polymerase I subunit A, giving the protein MDDLQRELGALEDLEDDNDSSDDDSSKRKKSKSNLPVVYPMCAETPRETGFHQSTRACLEMIREALLHHRWQEAAEYMACYPQLLEDPTNGKFQQYKELIWRFSAEILHHHPKSKMEDYNNIYERMKHSGVKHFLMISLEHSFHLLHHGHIEDAKHQLSVAESWRYGKESAAQYQRTKLIHAYRSLLDYLIWCDKKYTYSNKTVSENPDSVDNQDMLNYFRQASLNLKEILKIPGVWDPFILSYVEMLEFYENHEEALKVLTDYANDEGFPPNPNAQVYLYQYLKRRSASGRKLMKVLKNLHLIVPSHELMPEYSAMLLQSEKNTNIQKALGVVLDLLDFACWRSNLDVWKLLKAIIQKLQLQEDWRDRVAEKMAARKDWWPALHFTRFHASKDSEENPELMGVKASLTKVLCPDLTLKYTAWPVTSVEGR; this is encoded by the exons ATGGACGACTTGCAAAGAGAGCTCGGGGCCCTTGAAGACTTAGAGGACGACAACGATTCCTCAGACGACGACTCTTCAAAGAggaaaaaatcaaaatcaaatctCCCTGTGGTTTATCCCATGTGTGCAG AGACACCGAGGGAAACTGGGTTTCACCAGAGTACCAGAGCCTGTCTGGAGATGATCAGGGAAGCCCTGCTGCATCATAGATGGCAAGAGGCAGCAGAATATATGGCATGTTATCCACAACTGTTAGAGGACCCAACAAATGGCAAATTTCAGCAGTATAAGGAG CTCATTTGGAGATTCAGCGCTGAGATCCTTCACCATCACCCCAAGTCAAAGATGGAGGACTACAACAACATCTATGAACGGATGAAACATTCAGGAGTTAAACATTTCCTGATG ATCTCTCTGGAACATTCATTCCACCTGCTGCATCATGGTCACATTGAGGATGCAAAGCATCAGCTGTCTGTCGCTGAAAGTTGGAGGTACGGGAAGGAGTCAGCAGCTCAGTATCAGAGGACTAAACTGATCCACGCCTACAGGAGTTTACTGGATTATCTGATTTGGTGTGACAAGAAGTATACCTACTCCAACAAAACTG TTTCAGAGAATCCAGACAGTGTTGACAACCAAGACATGCTAAACTACTTCAGACAGGCCTCTCTGAATCTAAAGGAGATTTTAAAAATACCTGGCGTCTGGGATCCCTTCATACTGAGTTACGTTGAG ATGCTGGAGTTCTATGAGAATCATGAGGAGGCTTTAAAAGTCTTGACTGATTACGCAAATGATGAAGGCTTCCCACCCAATCCCAACGCGCAAGTCTATTTGTACCAATACTTAAAGCGGCGAAGTGCTTCAGGAAGAAAACTGATGAAAGTATTGAAg AATCTCCATTTAATAGTCCCAAGCCATGAGTTGATGCCCGAGTACAGCGCTATGCTGCTTCAGTCAG agaaaaacacaaacatccaGAAAGCTTTAGGAGTCGTTCTGGACTTGCTGGACTTCGCCTGCTGGAGGAGCAACCTGGATGTGTGGAAGCTTTTAAAGGCTATTATTCAAAAACTACAGTTACA AGAAGACTGGAGGGACCGTGTTGCTGAAAAAATGGCCGCAAGAAAAGACTGGTGGCCGGCGCTGCACTTCACGAGGTTCCACGCCAGCAAAGACTCCGAGGAGAACCCCGAGCTCATGGGAGTGAAGGCATCCCTGACAAAAGTCCTTTGCCCGG ACCTAACGCTCAAATACACAGCCTGGCCGGTAACCAGTGTAGAGGGAAGGTGA